Proteins encoded within one genomic window of Sphingosinicella ginsenosidimutans:
- the gltB gene encoding glutamate synthase large subunit — protein sequence MNGGSKVARAPRQQGLYDPRHERDSCGMGFVAHVKGEPSHAIIAQGLQVLANLDHRGGVGADPTIGDGAGCLIQIPDALLRAWAEGERLTLPAPGDYAVAMCFLPVDEAGRQAAIERFEHYIRIEGQLLVGWRDVPVNLDAASESVRATMPVIRQAVIARGPAIRDQDAFERKLLAIRKQTQNPLEDVARKRDLPGLSDFYIASLSSRTLVYKGMLLATKLGEFYRDLADPLTRSAIAMVHQRFSTNTFPSWRLAHPYRFIAHNGEINTVRGNVNWMNARRRTLESPLLGADLDKMWPIIPHGQSDTACLDNALELLIAGGYSLPHAMMLLIPEAWAGNEAMEPSRRAFYEYHAALMEPWDGPAAIAFTDGRQIGATLDRNGLRPARFVVTDDDVVVMASESGVLPIAEDKIVRKWRLQPGKMLLIDLEEGRIVEDAEVKARLADAAPYGEWLKDTQFNLKDLPPAAEPKRTDPAALADLQRAFGYTDEDLKFFLAPMAANGDDPVGSMGTDTPLAVLSDKPRLIYDYFKQNFAQVTNPAIDPIREALVMSLVSMIGPRPNLLGRQAGTHKRLEVSQPILTNEDLEKIRAIHDTLDGAYRTITLDATWPKGGDGQALEAALQRLCWEATEAVLADINVLILSDRGTSKDRVPIPAALATGAVHHHLIRQGLRMQTGLVVETGEAREVHHMCVLAGYGAEAINPWLAFDSIASLSNSKDAQANYIKALGKGILKVMSKMGISTYQSYCGAQIFDCVGLGRCVVDKYFTGTTSPIDGIGLAELAEEAARRHRFAYGGAQQLDPGGLYGQRLGGEAHAWTYDSIARLQHAARGNLPDEYRAFAAEINEQEQRRLTLRGLMRLKPAGPAVPIDEVEPAANIVRRFATGAMSFGSISREAHTTLALAMNRIGAKSNTGEGGEEADRFVRLANGDSMRSAIKQVASGRFGVTAHYLVNADELQIKVSQGAKPGEGGQLPGHKVDAQIAAVRHSTPGVGLISPPPHHDIYSIEDLAQLIHDLRSVNPGARISVKLVSESGVGTVAAGVAKCLADHVVIAGYEGGTGASPLTSLTHAGLPWEIGLAETQQTLVRNGLRGRICVQADGGLRTGRDVAIAALLGADEFGFATAPLIAAGCVMMRKCHLNTCPVGIATQDPRLRARFTGQPEHVINYFFFVAEELREIMAGLGLRSLDEMIGRSDLIETPDAAHWKAHGVDLSRLLATVEGDARRGDGPIRREIRARIDARLIEALDGPLPTRIEMAASNVDRSVGAVVSGEIARRFGAEGLADGSLTARLTGSIGQSFGAFLAPGVTLDLVGDANDYAGKGLSGGRLIVRQPEGVTREAAANIIVGNTCLYGATSGEAFFAGVAGERFAVRNSGAVAVVEGTGDHGCEYMTGGRVVVLGETGRNFAAGMSGGIAYVWDPAGTFEARCNPAGIALEPVDDGEWLRGMIERHRQLTGSARAAAILESWPRALNQFVMVMPIEYRRALSALEAAA from the coding sequence ATGAACGGAGGGAGCAAGGTGGCCCGAGCGCCGCGACAGCAAGGGCTCTACGACCCGCGCCACGAGCGCGACAGCTGCGGCATGGGCTTCGTCGCGCATGTGAAGGGCGAGCCGTCGCACGCGATCATCGCCCAGGGCCTCCAGGTGCTCGCCAATCTCGACCATCGCGGCGGGGTCGGCGCGGATCCGACGATCGGCGACGGCGCCGGCTGCCTGATCCAGATTCCCGATGCGCTGCTGCGCGCCTGGGCCGAGGGCGAGCGGCTCACCCTGCCCGCCCCCGGCGATTATGCGGTGGCGATGTGCTTCCTGCCGGTCGATGAGGCCGGGCGCCAGGCGGCGATCGAGCGTTTCGAACATTATATCCGGATCGAAGGCCAGCTTCTCGTCGGCTGGCGCGACGTGCCGGTGAACCTCGATGCGGCGAGCGAATCGGTGCGCGCGACCATGCCGGTCATCCGCCAGGCGGTGATTGCCCGCGGCCCGGCGATCCGCGATCAGGACGCGTTCGAGCGCAAGCTGCTCGCGATCCGCAAGCAGACCCAGAATCCGCTCGAGGACGTGGCACGCAAGCGCGATCTTCCGGGCCTTTCCGATTTCTACATCGCCTCGCTGTCGAGCCGGACGCTTGTCTACAAGGGCATGTTGCTGGCGACGAAGCTCGGCGAATTCTATCGCGATCTCGCCGATCCGCTGACCCGTTCGGCGATCGCGATGGTCCACCAGCGCTTTTCGACCAACACCTTCCCCTCCTGGCGGCTCGCCCATCCCTATCGGTTCATCGCCCATAATGGCGAGATCAACACGGTGCGCGGCAACGTGAACTGGATGAACGCGCGCCGCCGCACGCTCGAATCGCCTTTGCTCGGCGCCGATCTCGACAAGATGTGGCCGATCATCCCGCACGGCCAATCGGACACCGCCTGCCTCGACAATGCGCTCGAGCTGCTGATCGCCGGCGGCTATTCGCTGCCGCATGCGATGATGCTGCTGATCCCCGAGGCGTGGGCGGGCAACGAGGCGATGGAGCCGAGCCGCCGCGCCTTTTACGAATATCATGCGGCGCTGATGGAGCCGTGGGACGGCCCGGCCGCGATCGCCTTCACCGACGGGCGCCAGATCGGCGCGACGCTGGACCGCAACGGCCTGCGGCCCGCGCGCTTCGTGGTCACGGACGACGACGTCGTGGTGATGGCCTCGGAAAGCGGGGTCCTGCCGATCGCCGAGGACAAGATCGTCCGCAAGTGGCGGCTCCAGCCCGGCAAGATGCTGCTGATCGACCTCGAAGAAGGCCGCATCGTCGAGGATGCGGAGGTGAAGGCGCGCCTCGCCGATGCCGCGCCCTATGGCGAATGGCTGAAGGATACGCAGTTCAATCTCAAGGACCTGCCGCCCGCAGCCGAGCCGAAGCGGACCGATCCGGCCGCGCTCGCCGATCTTCAGCGCGCCTTCGGCTATACCGACGAGGACCTGAAATTCTTCCTGGCGCCGATGGCGGCGAACGGCGACGATCCGGTCGGTTCGATGGGCACCGACACGCCGCTTGCCGTCCTGTCCGACAAACCGCGGCTCATCTACGATTATTTCAAGCAGAACTTCGCGCAGGTCACCAATCCGGCAATCGATCCGATCCGCGAGGCGCTGGTGATGTCGCTGGTGTCGATGATCGGCCCGCGCCCCAACCTCCTCGGCCGGCAGGCCGGCACGCACAAGCGGCTGGAGGTCTCGCAGCCGATCCTCACCAACGAGGACCTGGAGAAGATCCGCGCGATCCACGACACGCTGGACGGCGCCTATCGAACGATCACGCTCGACGCGACCTGGCCCAAGGGCGGCGACGGCCAGGCGCTGGAGGCGGCGCTGCAGCGGCTGTGCTGGGAGGCGACCGAGGCGGTGCTCGCCGACATCAACGTGCTGATCCTGTCGGATCGCGGCACGTCGAAGGATCGGGTGCCGATCCCGGCCGCGCTCGCCACCGGCGCCGTCCACCACCACCTGATCCGCCAGGGCCTTCGGATGCAGACCGGCCTCGTCGTCGAAACCGGCGAGGCGCGCGAGGTGCATCATATGTGCGTCCTCGCCGGCTATGGCGCGGAGGCGATCAATCCCTGGCTCGCCTTCGATTCGATCGCCTCGCTCAGCAACTCGAAGGACGCGCAGGCCAATTACATCAAGGCGCTGGGCAAGGGGATTTTGAAGGTGATGTCCAAGATGGGCATCTCCACCTACCAGTCCTATTGCGGCGCGCAGATCTTCGATTGCGTGGGGCTCGGCCGCTGCGTCGTCGACAAATATTTCACCGGGACGACCTCGCCGATCGACGGCATCGGCCTCGCCGAGCTGGCCGAGGAGGCGGCGCGGCGGCATCGCTTCGCTTATGGCGGCGCGCAGCAGCTCGATCCGGGCGGGCTTTATGGACAGCGGCTGGGCGGCGAGGCCCATGCCTGGACCTATGACAGCATCGCCCGGCTCCAGCATGCGGCGCGGGGCAACCTGCCCGACGAATATCGGGCCTTCGCCGCGGAGATCAACGAGCAGGAGCAGCGACGGCTGACGCTGCGCGGCCTCATGCGGCTGAAGCCCGCCGGGCCCGCCGTGCCGATCGACGAGGTGGAGCCGGCGGCGAACATCGTCCGGCGCTTCGCCACCGGCGCGATGAGCTTCGGATCGATCAGCCGCGAGGCGCATACGACGCTGGCGCTGGCGATGAACCGGATCGGGGCCAAATCCAATACCGGCGAAGGCGGCGAGGAGGCGGATCGCTTCGTGCGGCTCGCCAACGGCGATTCGATGCGATCGGCGATCAAGCAGGTCGCGTCGGGCCGCTTCGGCGTCACCGCGCATTATCTGGTGAATGCCGACGAGCTGCAGATCAAGGTTTCGCAAGGTGCCAAGCCGGGTGAAGGCGGCCAGCTCCCCGGCCACAAGGTCGATGCCCAGATCGCCGCCGTCCGCCATTCGACGCCGGGCGTCGGCCTGATCTCGCCGCCGCCGCATCACGACATCTATTCGATCGAGGATCTGGCCCAGCTCATCCACGACCTGCGTTCGGTGAATCCGGGTGCGCGCATTTCGGTGAAGCTGGTGTCGGAAAGCGGCGTCGGCACCGTCGCGGCGGGCGTCGCCAAATGCCTTGCCGACCATGTCGTCATCGCCGGCTATGAAGGCGGCACCGGTGCCTCGCCGCTGACCTCGCTCACCCATGCCGGACTGCCCTGGGAGATCGGCCTCGCCGAGACCCAGCAGACCCTGGTCCGCAACGGCCTTCGCGGCCGCATCTGTGTCCAGGCGGACGGCGGCCTTCGCACCGGGCGCGACGTGGCGATCGCCGCCTTGCTCGGCGCCGACGAATTCGGCTTCGCGACCGCGCCGCTCATCGCGGCGGGCTGCGTGATGATGCGCAAGTGCCACCTCAACACCTGCCCGGTCGGCATCGCGACGCAGGACCCGCGGCTGCGCGCGCGCTTCACCGGGCAGCCCGAGCATGTGATCAACTATTTCTTCTTCGTCGCCGAGGAACTGCGCGAGATCATGGCCGGCCTCGGCCTGCGCAGTCTCGACGAGATGATCGGGCGGAGCGACCTGATCGAGACGCCGGACGCCGCGCACTGGAAGGCGCATGGCGTCGATCTGTCGCGCCTGCTCGCCACCGTCGAGGGCGACGCGCGGCGCGGCGACGGGCCGATCCGGCGGGAGATCCGGGCGCGGATCGACGCGCGGCTGATCGAGGCGCTGGATGGGCCTCTGCCGACGCGGATCGAGATGGCCGCGAGCAATGTCGACAGATCGGTCGGCGCGGTCGTCTCCGGCGAGATCGCCCGCCGGTTCGGAGCCGAAGGCCTGGCCGACGGATCGTTGACGGCCAGGCTCACCGGATCGATCGGCCAGAGCTTCGGCGCATTCCTGGCGCCCGGCGTCACGCTCGATCTCGTCGGCGATGCCAATGATTATGCCGGCAAGGGCCTGTCCGGCGGCCGCCTGATCGTGCGCCAGCCGGAGGGCGTGACGCGCGAGGCAGCGGCGAACATCATCGTCGGCAACACCTGTCTTTATGGCGCGACATCGGGCGAGGCCTTCTTCGCGGGCGTCGCCGGCGAGCGCTTCGCCGTCCGCAATTCGGGCGCCGTCGCCGTGGTCGAGGGGACCGGCGATCATGGCTGCGAATATATGACGGGCGGCCGCGTCGTCGTGCTCGGCGAGACGGGGCGCAATTTCGCCGCCGGCATGTCGGGCGGCATCGCCTATGTCTGGGATCCAGCGGGCACGTTCGAGGCGCGTTGCAACCCGGCCGGAATCGCGCTCGAGCCGGTCGATGATGGCGAGTGGCTTCGCGGCATGATCGAACGCCACCGCCAGCTGACCGGAAGCGCGCGCGCCGCCGCGATCCTGGAAAGCTGGCCGCGTGCACTGAACCAGTTCGTGATGGTGATGCCGATCGAGTATCGCCGGGCGCTCTCGGCGCTGGAGGCCGCGGCATGA
- a CDS encoding glutamate synthase subunit beta, giving the protein MTNPTGFLDIARHDRAYRPVEERLKHWAEFVEPLPETEVRLQAERCMDCGVPFCHSGCPVNNYIPDWNDLVSRGEWRAALERLHRTNNFPEFTGRVCPAPCEAACTLNIDDNPVTIKTIECEIVDRGFREGWIGPVFSPRGSGKRVAIVGSGPAGLACAQQLARMGHAPTVFEKNDRIGGLLRYGIPDFKMEKALIDRRMIQMEAEGVIFRPGVEVGTAISVDRLMDDYHVLVLAGGAEQPRDLPVEGRDLGGIHFAMDYLVQQNRRVAGLPFAGAPILATGRHVVVIGGGDTGSDCIGTANRQGAASVTQIEIMPRPPEREAKGLVWPYWPVKLRTSSSQEEGAAREFSVKTLRVEGENGQARALICEQDGTPLSLQADLVLLAMGFTGPREDGIVGKTDAQLPRAGYQTSRPGIFACGDMRRGQSLVVWAIREGRECAEAVDRFLAAD; this is encoded by the coding sequence ATGACCAATCCCACCGGATTCCTCGACATCGCCCGCCACGATCGCGCCTATCGGCCGGTCGAGGAGCGGCTGAAGCACTGGGCCGAGTTCGTCGAGCCGCTGCCCGAGACCGAGGTCCGCCTTCAGGCGGAGCGCTGCATGGATTGCGGCGTGCCCTTCTGCCATTCGGGCTGCCCGGTGAACAATTACATCCCGGACTGGAACGATCTGGTCTCGCGGGGCGAATGGCGCGCTGCGCTGGAGCGGCTGCACAGGACCAACAATTTCCCGGAATTCACCGGCCGCGTGTGCCCGGCGCCATGCGAGGCGGCGTGCACGCTGAACATCGACGACAATCCGGTGACGATCAAGACGATCGAATGCGAGATCGTCGATCGCGGCTTCCGCGAAGGCTGGATCGGCCCGGTGTTCAGCCCGCGCGGCAGCGGCAAGCGGGTCGCCATCGTCGGCTCCGGCCCCGCCGGCCTCGCCTGCGCCCAGCAGCTCGCGCGGATGGGCCATGCGCCGACCGTGTTCGAGAAGAACGACCGCATCGGCGGCCTGCTTCGCTACGGCATTCCCGACTTCAAGATGGAAAAGGCGCTGATCGACCGGCGCATGATCCAGATGGAGGCGGAAGGGGTGATCTTCCGCCCCGGCGTCGAGGTCGGGACGGCCATTTCGGTCGACCGGCTGATGGACGATTATCATGTCCTCGTCCTCGCCGGCGGCGCGGAGCAGCCGCGCGACCTCCCCGTGGAAGGGCGCGATCTTGGCGGAATCCATTTCGCGATGGACTATCTCGTCCAGCAGAATCGCCGCGTCGCCGGCCTCCCGTTCGCCGGCGCGCCGATCCTCGCGACCGGCAGGCATGTCGTCGTCATCGGCGGCGGCGACACCGGATCGGACTGCATCGGCACCGCGAACCGCCAGGGCGCGGCCAGCGTGACCCAGATCGAAATCATGCCCCGGCCGCCTGAGCGCGAGGCCAAGGGGCTGGTGTGGCCCTATTGGCCGGTGAAGCTGCGTACCTCCTCGTCGCAGGAGGAAGGCGCGGCGCGCGAATTTTCGGTGAAGACGCTGCGCGTCGAGGGCGAGAATGGCCAGGCGCGCGCGCTCATCTGCGAGCAGGACGGCACGCCGCTCAGCCTCCAGGCCGATCTGGTGCTGCTGGCGATGGGCTTCACCGGCCCGCGCGAGGACGGGATCGTCGGCAAGACCGACGCCCAATTGCCCCGCGCCGGATATCAGACCTCGCGGCCCGGAATCTTCGCCTGCGGCGACATGCGGCGCGGCCAGAGCCTGGTCGTGTGGGCGATCCGCGAGGGCCGCGAATGCGCCGAAGCGGTGGACCGCTTCCTCGCCGCCGACTGA
- a CDS encoding RNA polymerase sigma factor encodes MTGSGLEAAFLANRASLLRFLRARGAGEAADDLLQEAWVRAAAEAKGPIADPVAYLYRTANNLMIDRSRAVLRAAERDRRWIDAQGIDPDPPGAPSGERALIAREELAAAEATLAGLGERTDFVFRRFRIEGASQRRIAEELGISLSAVEKHLQRAYRALADLRRRFDAE; translated from the coding sequence ATGACGGGCAGCGGTCTCGAAGCCGCGTTTCTGGCGAACCGCGCATCGCTGCTGCGCTTCCTGCGCGCGCGCGGCGCGGGCGAGGCTGCGGACGATCTGCTCCAGGAAGCGTGGGTCCGCGCGGCGGCCGAGGCGAAGGGGCCGATCGCCGATCCCGTCGCCTATCTCTATCGCACCGCCAACAACCTGATGATCGACCGCAGCCGCGCGGTGCTCCGTGCGGCGGAGCGCGATCGCCGCTGGATCGATGCCCAGGGGATCGACCCCGACCCGCCGGGTGCCCCATCCGGCGAGCGCGCCCTGATCGCCCGCGAGGAGCTGGCCGCAGCGGAAGCGACACTCGCCGGGCTTGGCGAACGAACCGATTTCGTCTTCCGTCGCTTCCGGATCGAGGGGGCAAGCCAGCGGCGCATCGCCGAGGAGCTGGGGATCAGCCTCAGCGCCGTGGAGAAGCATCTGCAGCGAGCCTATCGAGCCCTCGCCGATCTGAGGAGGCGGTTCGATGCGGAATGA
- a CDS encoding FecR family protein → MTERDERIEQEAIDWLVRLGEADAGEWEAFTLWLEADPAHAARYEALAAADRDWGALAPPARQDPPVPVRRGPSRRTIFGAAIAASLALVIGYEAMAPRDTTYAIETATGSRRTIALADGGRIELNGGTRVTLDRRNPRFARLDRGEALFTVAHDASRPFEVEAGDARIADLGTVFNVVRDAGGLEVAVAEGAVMFNPDRQAVRLAPGMILRQSPGEAPELTRGGDPAAIAGWREGQLTYVSAPVARVAADLARNLGVPVTADRTAVNRRFTGVIVLDGSPQAVVNRAAGLLGGDARRSGEGWTLTVGAGATP, encoded by the coding sequence ATGACCGAGCGTGACGAGAGAATCGAACAGGAAGCGATCGACTGGCTGGTGCGGCTCGGCGAGGCGGACGCCGGCGAATGGGAGGCGTTCACGCTCTGGCTGGAGGCCGATCCGGCCCATGCCGCGCGCTACGAGGCGCTGGCCGCTGCGGATCGCGATTGGGGCGCGCTCGCTCCCCCTGCCCGGCAGGACCCGCCCGTCCCGGTCCGGCGCGGACCATCGAGACGGACCATCTTCGGAGCCGCGATCGCCGCCTCTCTCGCGCTGGTGATCGGCTATGAGGCGATGGCGCCCCGTGACACGACCTATGCAATCGAAACCGCGACCGGGAGCCGTCGCACGATCGCGCTGGCGGACGGCGGGCGGATCGAGCTCAACGGCGGCACGCGGGTGACGCTCGATCGCCGCAATCCCCGCTTCGCGCGGCTCGACCGCGGAGAGGCGCTGTTCACCGTCGCGCATGACGCATCGCGACCGTTCGAGGTCGAGGCGGGCGACGCGCGAATCGCCGATCTCGGGACGGTGTTCAACGTCGTGCGCGATGCCGGCGGGCTCGAGGTCGCGGTCGCCGAGGGGGCGGTGATGTTCAATCCGGATCGCCAGGCGGTGCGGCTCGCCCCCGGCATGATCCTCCGCCAGTCGCCGGGCGAAGCGCCCGAACTGACGCGGGGCGGCGATCCTGCTGCGATCGCCGGCTGGCGCGAGGGCCAGCTGACCTATGTCTCGGCGCCGGTGGCCCGTGTCGCCGCCGATCTGGCGCGCAATCTCGGGGTTCCGGTCACCGCGGACCGGACGGCCGTAAATCGCAGGTTCACCGGCGTGATTGTCCTCGATGGATCGCCGCAAGCAGTGGTGAATCGCGCCGCGGGCCTCCTTGGGGGGGACGCGCGGCGATCGGGCGAGGGATGGACGTTGACGGTGGGAGCTGGTGCGACTCCCTGA
- a CDS encoding TonB-dependent receptor domain-containing protein: MASAPAAGATAARSLDLPGGRLGDAVVALGRQAGVSVGVSDPLLAGTRVPAVRGQMSPEQALGRLLSGTPASYVALDGRTFRIVRRAAPRRALPAPRPMSPPPQAADEEAIVVTATRRPIRLASYAGGADIVSGDRLGPADGARGTGALVSLLPELAATYRGSGRDKLFIRGIADSSFIGPTQATAGQYLGDTRLNYNAPDPDLRLYDIDRVEILQGPQGTLYGSGSLGGIIRILPNRPDLDRAEGWLAGGASATWHGAPGADAAGMANLPLVPGRVGLRLTAYGIQDGGYIDDSTRDLDNVNRVRTIGGRGALRVTAGDGWTIDLGATGQRIRSRDSQYADRDAPPLTRASAVAQPFGSDFLLGDFTVSNEWGRLRFVTSLGASHQRLSERYDATQAGGPPSAFAQQTRTTLLSAESRLSWQDDNGSGWIIGTSLISNRAEQRRQSGDGAFLADFSRVDDDYIRAALPAQTGVDNRIEEATLFGEGSLALLPGVIATAGGRLTRSHLSGSALDVFVPVLQPLTGTQASRNETAFLPSAALSVEAAPRLHLFARYQESFRPGGLAVSEFAIRRFRNDHVSTIEAGLRYGLPGLRAFDLTATAAYTLWHDIQADTVTMNGFPTTANIGNGRIYTFEMALGWRPLRGLSLAVAGIANDSRVTNPQPNIDMTSDSSLPNVADFSGRIGADYETRIAPSLDLRLSAAARYVGKSRLGIGPVLGERQGDWLDVTLGAEIDRGRHAWFLDITNLLDTAGNRFALGSPFTLVDGRQVTPMRPRTIRLGWQLRF, translated from the coding sequence ATGGCGAGCGCGCCCGCGGCTGGCGCCACGGCGGCGCGCAGCCTCGATCTGCCGGGCGGTCGGCTCGGCGACGCCGTGGTCGCGCTCGGGCGCCAGGCCGGCGTCAGCGTCGGAGTCTCGGACCCGCTGCTCGCCGGGACGCGCGTCCCGGCGGTCCGCGGCCAGATGAGCCCGGAACAGGCGCTTGGCCGCCTGCTGAGCGGCACGCCGGCCAGCTACGTGGCGCTGGACGGACGCACCTTCCGCATCGTCCGCCGCGCCGCGCCCCGACGCGCCCTCCCCGCACCGCGCCCCATGTCGCCGCCACCGCAGGCGGCAGACGAGGAAGCGATTGTCGTCACCGCGACGCGCCGGCCGATCCGCCTCGCCTCCTATGCCGGCGGCGCGGACATCGTTTCCGGCGACCGGCTCGGCCCGGCGGACGGGGCGCGGGGGACCGGCGCTCTCGTATCGCTGCTGCCCGAGCTTGCCGCCACCTATCGCGGCTCCGGGCGCGACAAGCTGTTCATCCGGGGTATCGCCGATTCGAGCTTCATCGGCCCGACGCAGGCGACCGCGGGCCAGTATCTGGGCGACACGCGGCTCAACTATAACGCGCCCGATCCCGATCTTCGGCTCTACGACATCGACCGGGTCGAGATCTTGCAGGGCCCGCAGGGCACGCTCTACGGGTCCGGCTCGCTCGGCGGCATCATCCGCATCCTCCCCAACCGGCCCGATCTCGACCGCGCCGAGGGCTGGCTGGCCGGCGGCGCCTCGGCAACCTGGCACGGCGCGCCCGGAGCCGACGCGGCGGGCATGGCGAACCTGCCGCTGGTGCCCGGGCGCGTCGGGCTCAGGCTGACGGCCTATGGCATCCAGGACGGCGGCTATATCGACGACAGCACCCGCGATCTCGACAATGTGAACCGCGTGCGCACGATCGGCGGCCGCGGGGCGCTGCGCGTCACAGCCGGCGACGGCTGGACGATCGACCTCGGCGCGACCGGGCAGCGCATCCGCTCGCGCGACAGCCAATATGCCGATCGCGATGCGCCCCCGCTGACGCGCGCCAGCGCCGTCGCCCAGCCCTTCGGCAGCGATTTCCTGCTCGGCGACTTCACCGTCAGCAATGAATGGGGCCGGCTTCGGTTCGTCACCTCCCTCGGCGCCAGCCATCAGCGGCTTTCGGAGCGCTATGACGCGACCCAGGCCGGCGGCCCGCCCTCCGCCTTCGCGCAGCAGACGCGCACCACCCTGCTGTCGGCCGAAAGCCGCCTTTCCTGGCAGGACGACAATGGGTCGGGCTGGATCATCGGCACCAGCCTCATCTCCAACCGCGCGGAGCAGCGCCGCCAGTCCGGCGACGGCGCGTTCCTCGCCGACTTCAGTCGGGTGGACGACGATTACATCCGCGCCGCGCTGCCGGCGCAGACCGGCGTCGACAACCGGATCGAGGAAGCGACCCTGTTCGGGGAGGGCAGCCTCGCCCTCCTGCCCGGCGTCATCGCCACGGCCGGCGGACGGCTCACCCGATCGCACCTGTCGGGCTCGGCGCTCGACGTCTTCGTGCCGGTGCTCCAGCCGCTCACCGGCACCCAGGCGAGCCGCAACGAGACCGCCTTCCTGCCCTCCGCCGCCCTCTCGGTCGAGGCGGCCCCGCGACTCCATCTGTTCGCCCGCTACCAGGAAAGCTTCCGTCCGGGCGGGCTCGCCGTTTCGGAATTCGCGATCCGCCGGTTCCGCAACGACCATGTCTCGACGATCGAGGCCGGGCTTCGCTACGGACTGCCGGGCCTGCGCGCGTTCGATCTCACCGCGACGGCGGCCTATACGCTCTGGCACGACATCCAGGCGGACACGGTCACGATGAACGGCTTTCCGACCACCGCCAATATCGGCAACGGCCGCATCTACACGTTCGAAATGGCCCTCGGCTGGCGCCCTCTGCGCGGCCTGTCGCTCGCGGTCGCCGGCATCGCCAATGACAGCCGGGTGACCAACCCGCAGCCCAATATCGACATGACCAGCGATTCCTCGCTGCCCAACGTCGCCGATTTCAGCGGCCGGATCGGGGCGGATTACGAGACCAGGATCGCGCCGTCGCTGGATCTGCGCCTGTCTGCCGCGGCGCGCTATGTCGGCAAGTCGCGGCTCGGCATCGGGCCGGTGCTCGGCGAGCGTCAGGGCGACTGGCTCGACGTCACGCTCGGCGCCGAGATCGACCGCGGGCGCCACGCCTGGTTCCTCGACATCACCAACCTGCTCGACACCGCCGGCAACCGCTTCGCGCTCGGCTCCCCCTTCACCCTGGTCGACGGCAGGCAGGTGACCCCGATGCGGCCGCGCACGATCCGGCTCGGCTGGCAGCTGCGCTTCTAG